In Gopherus flavomarginatus isolate rGopFla2 chromosome 1, rGopFla2.mat.asm, whole genome shotgun sequence, a single genomic region encodes these proteins:
- the FUT4 gene encoding alpha-(1,3)-fucosyltransferase 4 — protein MEPGPAGPPGRGLRRGRRLLLAAGLSCTALTLYTCLQELPPLDAGPGRTRPPPEVTVLLWWEPFGHRRHMADCQLRFNISGCRPSTNRSRYWEAQAVIFHHRDLVLHGLGQLPAGPPQRPPAQRWVWMNFESPSHSPGLRDLAGIFNWTMSYRMDSDIFMPYGYLRARQASPRFSLPHKTKLVAWVISNWNEAHARVRYYHQLRKYLPIDVYGAQGLALEEGSMVRTISQYKFYLAFENSQHTDYITEKLWRNAFKSSAVPIVLGPPRSNYELFIPPNSFIHIDDFPSPRKLAIYLKFLDQNKPLYRRYFAWRDKYYVHMTSFWDEQYCKVCEAVRTAGDQLKIIQNLASWFES, from the coding sequence ATGGAGCCGGGCCCCGCTGGGCCCCCGGGCCGGGGACTGCGCCGCgggcggcggctgctgctggcggcggggCTGAGCTGCACCGCGCTGACCCTGTACACTTGCCTGCAGGAGCTGCCCCCGCTGGACGCGGGGCCCGGCCGGACGCGGCCCCCGCCGGAGGTGACCGTGCTGCTCTGGTGGGAGCCCTTCGGCCACCGCCGCCACATGGCCGACTGCCAGCTGCGCTTCAACATCAGCGGCTGCCGGCCCAGCACCAACCGCAGCCGCTACTGGGAGGCGCAGGCTGTGATCTTCCACCACCGGGACTTGGTCCTCCACGGCCTGGGCCAGCTGCCCGCCGGCCCCCCGCAGCGCCCCCCGGCCCAGCGGTGGGTGTGGATGAACTTTGAGTCCCCCTCGCACTCGCCTGGGCTAAGGGACCTGGCTGGCATCTTCAACTGGACCATGTCCTACCGGATGGACTCGGACATCTTCATGCCCTATGGGTACCTCCGTGCCAGGCAGGCATCCCCACGCTTCAGCTTGCCCCACAAGACCAAGCTGGTGGCCTGGGTCATCAGCAACTGGAACGAGGCGCATGCCAGGGTGCGCTACTACCACCAGCTGAGGAAGTATCTCCCCATTGATGTGTATGGGGCACAAGGCCTGGCGCTGGAGGAGGGCAGCATGGTCAGGACCATCTCCCAGTACAAGTTCTACCTGGCCTTTGAAAACTCTCAGCACACCGACTACATCACTGAGAAGCTGTGGCGGAATGCCTTCAAATCCAGCGCTGTGCCCATCGTGCTGGGCCCTCCCAGGTCCAACTACGAGCTTTTTATCCCACCCAACTCCTTCATCCACATCGATGACTTCCCCAGCCCTAGGAAGTTAGCCATCTACCTGAAATTCCTCGACCAAAACAAACCCCTCTACAGACGGTACTTCGCCTGGAGGGACAAATATTATGTTCATATGACTTCCTTCTGGGATGAGCAATATTGCAAGGTTTGTGAGGCTGTTAGGACAGCTGGGGATCAACTCAAGATCATACAAAATTTGGCCAGCTGGTTTGAAAGCTAA